From the SAR202 cluster bacterium genome, one window contains:
- the rsmI gene encoding 16S rRNA (cytidine(1402)-2'-O)-methyltransferase — protein sequence MHTLYIVGTPIGNLEDVTCRAVRVLREVGLIAAEDTRVTRRLLDRYGISTPLTSFHEHSAEAKASQIVDHLRSKDVALVSDAGMPGINDPGADLVAAAVRAGANVVPVPGPSAVTTAIAVSGLPVEQFVYVGFLPRKDSDRRALLLSLSSERRAIVAFETPHRMKGALQDILDTLGDRRIAAGRELTKLHEEVFRGTVSEAVAHFEEPRGEFTIVVEGAAVAADTAADALRQAQRLIEEKRAAGARSKDAVAEVSAITGVPKNDVYKLWVEGKPDA from the coding sequence CCCATCGGCAACCTGGAAGATGTCACCTGCCGGGCGGTGAGGGTGCTGCGGGAGGTGGGCCTGATCGCCGCGGAGGATACGCGCGTCACACGACGGCTCCTGGACCGGTACGGCATCTCGACACCCCTCACCAGTTTCCACGAGCACAGCGCTGAGGCGAAGGCCTCTCAGATCGTTGACCATCTGCGAAGCAAAGACGTAGCTCTCGTCTCCGACGCTGGGATGCCAGGCATAAACGACCCAGGCGCGGACCTGGTGGCCGCGGCCGTCCGGGCGGGCGCGAACGTCGTCCCTGTCCCGGGTCCGTCCGCCGTCACCACCGCCATCGCCGTCTCCGGCCTTCCGGTCGAGCAGTTCGTCTACGTCGGCTTCCTTCCCCGCAAGGACTCGGACCGGCGGGCCCTCTTGTTGTCCCTCTCCTCCGAGCGCAGGGCCATCGTGGCTTTCGAGACCCCGCACCGAATGAAAGGCGCGCTCCAGGACATCCTTGACACTCTCGGCGACCGCCGCATCGCCGCCGGTCGCGAGCTTACGAAGCTGCATGAGGAGGTCTTTCGCGGGACCGTCTCAGAGGCCGTGGCGCACTTCGAAGAGCCGCGAGGCGAGTTCACGATCGTGGTCGAAGGTGCAGCCGTGGCAGCCGACACTGCCGCAGACGCCTTGCGGCAGGCGCAGCGCTTGATTGAAGAGAAGCGAGCGGCGGGCGCTCGGTCGAAAGACGCCGTGGCCGAAGTCTCGGCAATTACCGGCGTTCCAAAGAACGATGTTTACAAACTGTGGGTCGAAGGCAAGCCTGACGCCTGA